In Oryzias latipes chromosome 6, ASM223467v1, the sequence TAAAACTATGGGTATCGTTTTATTTGCATGCATTTACTTGAcctcttaaaaaacaacaaaaattggAAACCACACTAGTTTAAATTACTTGCTAATCATTTCTTCCTATTTTGTTTACAATTTAGGCAATATGTTAATAAATGAGTTGCAATACAGTAAGTCTGTAATgaggaaaaatacatttagtggAACAAATtgcaccaacaaaaacaaaaaactgtgcaGAGTTGTGTTTTTCTAGACTTACTGATGCTGCTTGTTTAAACCACTGAGACGCTatgacatttttccttttggtGAGACACAAggcataaacaaataaataaatatttcagtatattttcaattttgactgaagaaaaacagaTCAAGCAGAGCCTGTGGCTAGGGGAGCCTGACTGGATGTTGGTGGGGGGTAAAAGACAGCCTTGGGGGGGTTGTGTGGAGggtgtctgttttttaatgagCTGAAACTTTAAATACTGCATAatacataataaaaatgaatagttCATTTCACCCTCCTAAACAAAACTATTAAACTCCATCCTTCTTTTAATGTCAACAGGGTGAAGTGTGAATGGAGGGACCGGCTTTGGCAGCATTTCCAGGAAACTGAGAAGGAAAACAATGGAGTAAAATGGAATGTAGAGGCTTAAGACAACTCAAATAAAGGTATATGCAAAGATGGTGGTATATTTAAATTTAAGCACAACTTAGGCGGGTTAATCAATCCTGAAGAGtagtatattttttaatatcttcAAGATTAATCTCTGCTGCAAGTGTCTTTgaacaagaaaagaaagatcTGGCGGATGGATGTTTCAGTCacaaagaaagtaaaataaGACGTAAAATCAAAACAGATTTCAAAAGCTGGGATTCACAACCACAAAATCTTAAACATTTCCTCTTGACACCAAAAATGGATaagtaaaatgttaaacttttaataaacattaaaagGGGACAATCCACTCAAAGCTGATCGACATGTCCACCACCAAGGACATGCTTTGtgaaatgtaatgagtttgtgtttgagttttaatcttttaattcCAAAGGTGCCATCTCACATTCAATACGGTGACAACATTGGCTGACACTTCCGCATCAAGATGTAATTCCAGCGTGATCCTTAAAGGGATGTGAGTGATGGCTCAGATACCCCCGCTGCTCGCGGAGCAAACGCAGAGACGAGGCTGGTGGCCGATCCACAGGCTTCGCGATGATAGCCTCGCTGGCAGTAGCTGCAGGGGCTTTTTTCCCACCATAATTGTTTCTGCCAAGCCATATATCTATATGACAGAGAAAATACCAGCGCAATTTGCctattaaattatttattcacAGAGTGGCTCCATCAGTGAATCAAGGACATAAACTCGGtttgttctcttttctttttttttgtggtctcTGACTAGCAATTTCCCTGCTGAACCCTATCAACTACTTCACAACAACACTGCACTCAATATTAACAATTGTTTGCTTTACTTACCTAAACTCTAAGCAGTTCAAGTATTTAAAGATTCCACCTTGACAAAACTTATTACCATCTCCTGAATGCAATTAAAAAGGTGCCAAGCTAACATTAATTGTTCGCCTATTACCGCATTAGACACTGTGGGTAATTTAGACACTTTAATATGGGAGGAGACCATTAAAaacggggcggccgtggtgcagcggtagggcggtcgacccatgatcataatattgcaggttcgattcccgccttgcacgcccatgagtcgaagtgtccttgggcaagacactgaaccccaccttgcctctggtggtaggcaggcgcctgtgtttggcagcggagccgccatcagtgtatgaatgtgtgtgtgaatgtgtgtgtgactgggtgaatgggtctgtgactgtaaagcgctttgtccttgtaggaagaaaggcgctatacaagtatacgccattttaaaaagcatcacTCAGCCCACACGCAGATGCATTTTCTTAGCTTGCAGAAGTTCTCTTGCAATCCTGATACCTTAGAGCCGCTCTGGTGGCGACTAGGGTTCAATGTGTAACGCTAAGCCTGTGCCTGAGCTGGAGGGGTGACATCCCCTGCAGTTTAGAGTGACTCAAAGGTGAAGCCCTGTAAACAAATACATTGTACTCACATGGTCTGCAGTTTGGATTTCACATCATCCGGCAATACCCCCGCAACACAAAGATGCGGCGAGCTGCAAGCCTGTGCAATTGTGTCAGGTGGTATCAATGCAGTTCATGGGTCAAAGGGTCAATGAGTAATTAAGACATGGTTGCCTGAGCATTCCCCATGCACACTTTCAGTCCTGATGAAAAGCTGGAAATGAAAGGAGgaaaagggggtgggggtgtgagTGATGCCAGATCTGGAAGATCAGATTTCTGTAAGTGTGTCTAAATGTTCCTTGTTCAAAGCAATTAGCGTGATTAAAGAGATAGTCAGGTGTCATCACACCATTTAAGAGGCTTTTGCACATGCATGTTTGATGAAGTTCAGACATTTTGCAGACAACAAGCAAAAGGCTGGCTTGCAACTAGTAACACTGAGaccacaatcttttttttaagcttggATTAGTAGCTGCAAAAGTTACAGTCCTCAAAGTTAAAATTCAGTAGTTAACCTACTTTCCTCTCAAAATAATAGCATTTTTTCCCATTTGTGTAAGTTAAAAGGCGGCGTAGTGTTTAAGCTGGTTTGCTTTTAATTCTTTAGTCACATATTCATGTATTTGATGAGTGGATAAGTACGTTTTACAAAGCAGGAAATGGAGAATAAAGTGGAAGTCATTGCTGTGGCCTTCGTGTTCAGCGAAGGTCAAAAAGGTGCATTGATTTCCATGTACAACAAGAAATTATTTCTTTGGCTCTATTGTGCTAAAAATGAAGAGGCCAAGGCCTGAAAATTGAGGTCGCTGATAAATGCTATTAACAGGAGACGCTGAGGGGAGAAATCAATATGGCAGTTTGTCAAGCTGCCTCTCCAAGGGGGCAAAAGTGTGCCGCAGAGGTAAGGGTGCCCTGTCAGCAAAGCACATTACCAGAAATCAAAGGCCGGGGGAAGGCCTTAAGGAAGTCATGCAAATGACTCCTGACAAAAGGCCACATTTTGGTAATTAAAACTTATTTCATTAGACCTGCTTTGCAAACTGTTTTCTCTTGagcaaaatcttttgtgttcaAGAGaacattagttaaaaaaaaaggataagggTGCATAGATTTGCTACAGGAAAAGAAGTAAATGTGTCAGTCCCACAATAATCACATTATCATTCGATAAATAATACAGCAACAGCTTAGTTACactgtctctttaaaaaaaaacaatgaaaatatcAGATCTTTGTAAACCATTTTATTAATGGTTTGGGAGACAATTAATATACATTTGGTTTAATACCTTTCCATTTAAGATTTCATGTCTGTTAAAGCAATGACAATGAATGAAGTGATTCAGGTGTGTAAAATAAGTATAATAAAAGTGAGTAATCATTTGACATGGTTTAAACTCTGTGGTCAACAGCGATGTCAGTACTgtgcaccctcctcctccttgtaTGCAAAATATACTGTGACGGGTCCAACGCTCGTCTGGACGGTTTCTCTGGCTCCTATCACCATCCAGCACCCAATACCGTAGGCCAGACACGGGATTCCTGCAACAACAGGACACACATGCATCATATACAACATAGAAAGAAGAGAAGAGTTGGATCTGAATCAAATTTCACTCGTTTGTGCTCATAATGTTGACAATCTGAATTTATTTGCTTACTCTGAATAAGACTTTCAGGTAAACTGACTATtggtaaaatgaaaagaaaaattcccCCTCATATTTTTTGGCATCCCTGTCAACTATTGATCTGACCTAATTTTACAATTTGGTTTGCTTGATTATCAATTTATTTGTCAAATGTACTTACTGAAACCAATTTTATTTGGttacaaaaatctgttttcccATTATcagttgtttaaattaaacaaatgtggAACTTTTATCATTAAAATAGTACATTCTTACATCACCACTCTATAAGGACATAAGGGTGTGTTGTCTAGTTGTGAAATAAAACATAACTGTCAAACTAAATGCATACAGCAAGATTCAGTCAAGAGTCAggagacatttttaaataatgggGAGTTGTAAGGAGAAAGACTGTGCTGGCCAAAAAATTAGTAAAAGGTACAgtcatacatttttcaaaaaaaaagaagaaaaaaaagaaaaactataattaCTCAACGAGTTTTGGGTAATATTTGACAGATTCAAAGTACATGTCTTGGAGAAGAGGCACCCACATCCCAACTGACAAGCATGGAAgtggcagtgtgatggtctgagACTGCTTTTCAGATTTAAGACTTCAGCAACTAGCCACAGCTAATGAACAATACTGTGttaatcaaaaaacaaacaaacaaaaaacattcaaagaaacttTCTGATTAGTTGGTGACACTTAAGCTCTGGTGTTATGCCGAAGCACAACTCAAACACAAACTCACTTCTAAATAACTTGCCTAAAGGGATAAATGAAAGTAATTCAGCAAGTTCCTTATAAGTAGGTCACTTAAGACACTATAGAGGGGCTGAATTCAAACATTTCTGCAAGAGGTAAAGGTTCAAATTAGTATGGcaatgttaaatatttattacaAGTAGATGATTCAACATCATTGCAGTTGTTGCAGCTAAGAGTGACACAAgctacttatttatttataaacaaacaaacagatttttcctcttaacattttcaaactttgtgtgaattatatatatatatagtactGACCCAGGTTAATAACTTTTAAGATGGTGAAAAACCTATCCTCAAAGTCAAGCTTCTGTGCAGGTGCTTTGGTGCAGTGATACTTCACAAAAGGGAAGCAGCCCGTTCGAAGTATCTGATAGTTGGATCCACGAACCCCCCAATTGAAGTTGGACAGTCCAAACTGGTCGTTGTGGATGGCGCTGTAGCGGACGCAGAATGAGGTCCACGGCGGAAGGTTACGCTGCAGCAAGTGGCAGGTCAACACCTCGGAGGCGGCTGGCCGTGGACCTGACCTGCTGAATGAAGTCGGGAAGAGAGCGACCTTCAGAAACACGCTGTGTATTCTCCTAAAGATGTCCTTCATGACTTCTGCAATAAGCAGAAAGACTAGCTTTCGCTAATGCATCATAGCGACCGAAGGCAGAAAAAGGAAGGACCGATTTCTAACCACATTTGTAAGAAAGAAACAATATTATAAACGTCTCATTAAGGCAAAGTCTCCTTAGAAAACAATCcggaaaattttattttaaattatgctATAATTTGCACTGATTATTGACACAATCAGCTAAAACCAGTAAATGTTACTTCAGTGGTGTGAATTTATCGGACGTTCTTGTTCCAATTGGTACAACGTCTAAATGTATCCGGTCAGAAACATGACTGGTCTTAAAAAGTTCCTCCTTAAAATAAAGCCCTACCCAACTTGACCGTGTAGGAGAAAttcatgcacacaaacaaaaaaaatatataatagtgtagaataaaaatgtgttttcaaaattcagttttatagatgtatttaaatgaataacGGATTTTTCAATAGGTAgaaaggaaactttttttttccaacaaactttattgtacatttttcaatttacagacaTTCACAGTCACTTACTTGCACAATAAACAATTGTtaatatcaaacacacatataagacggaaaaaacgaaaaatagtaacatttttaacaatgtgTGTGCCTCTTTGGGTAGAAAGGAAACTTACCTTTCTAAAATATGATTTTACTGTTTAAAGTCCCCCTCAGATGGTATTGAtgctttttgaatttttgacaTATACTTCTTTTTCTCATGAAAGTGAACAAATGTACttaaaaaatcctttcatttttccattttccgaGTATTTCTCCTCTTAAATCAAACTGTcataatgctacgttcacactgcagggcttaatgctcaattccgattttttgaaaaatttaaattttttgcaaggccgttcacattttcaattaaatgtgaacttttgtgatctcctgtgtgaccgtgaaatgacccagacgtgacccgcatgcgcagaagagtactcaacggtgaacgccgtcactcgttgtttgcggaagtagctaacgttaacaatggatgtcaacaacagtgttgtcaacatcGGAGCTCTGtatgcattattacatttattttcacaaaggagccagcacaattaaaatcttctcattttaagaaggcattggagccaggattgtctgtacccactgttgtggaatggggatgtggaTGTGCTGGTGACCTTGCTtctcttccactgactggtctcagcagcatcatccgccatggttgatgtttatgttctcgttcccgcctacttcaacgcagaatgatgatgtttgtagcgtatcaatgacgtacgggtcggatccATGTGGCTtggccggtcagacggaggtcgcatttcaaaagatcggatacgtatcggattcaggaccacatacccaagtggcctga encodes:
- the c6h15orf61 gene encoding uncharacterized protein C15orf61 homolog, whose product is MKDIFRRIHSVFLKVALFPTSFSRSGPRPAASEVLTCHLLQRNLPPWTSFCVRYSAIHNDQFGLSNFNWGVRGSNYQILRTGCFPFVKYHCTKAPAQKLDFEDRFFTILKVINLGIPCLAYGIGCWMVIGARETVQTSVGPVTVYFAYKEEEGAQY